Proteins from one Corynebacterium testudinoris genomic window:
- a CDS encoding DinB family protein, whose translation MSTEKMPEEERDVLLSFLSEHRRLLRQTVLQLTDEEARRRLVPSLTTPMGLLKHAAFVENVWFVCRFGGKTRADMDIPETVDESFILESDDTLADLAAEHEKAIAAADRVIIQLNLDDRCIHPSMGELTLRWVLTHCIRELAQHAGHADILVEQIVAQRSA comes from the coding sequence ATGAGCACCGAGAAAATGCCCGAGGAAGAACGCGACGTATTGCTGTCGTTCCTGTCGGAGCATCGGCGGCTGCTCCGGCAAACCGTCCTACAGCTCACCGACGAGGAAGCTCGCCGCCGCCTCGTGCCCTCCTTGACCACTCCGATGGGGCTTCTCAAACACGCGGCCTTCGTTGAGAATGTGTGGTTTGTGTGCCGTTTCGGCGGGAAAACGCGCGCTGACATGGACATTCCCGAGACTGTGGATGAGAGCTTCATTCTTGAGTCCGACGACACCCTCGCAGACCTAGCTGCAGAACACGAGAAAGCCATTGCTGCCGCCGACCGGGTCATTATCCAACTAAACCTGGACGATCGCTGCATCCATCCGAGCATGGGCGAGCTCACTCTCCGGTGGGTGCTTACTCACTGCATCCGCGAGCTAGCCCAACACGCAGGCCACGCTGACATCCTCGTCGAGCAGATCGTGGCTCAGCGTTCCGCCTGA
- the arfB gene encoding alternative ribosome rescue aminoacyl-tRNA hydrolase ArfB has protein sequence MKDLPIAPGPGVPEGLVIPAADLNERFARSSGPGGQGVNTTDSKVQLSIDLAATSALTDAQRRRALRNLDNRTSGTVLTVSVSTQRSQIRNRAEARERMAALLRQALAPPPPPRRGTKPTRGSVRRRLATKKHRSDIKAARRRPTFE, from the coding sequence ATGAAAGATCTGCCTATCGCGCCAGGTCCCGGGGTTCCCGAGGGCCTGGTTATTCCTGCGGCAGATCTCAATGAACGTTTTGCCCGGTCTTCGGGTCCTGGTGGCCAGGGTGTCAACACCACCGATAGCAAGGTTCAGCTATCGATCGACCTTGCAGCTACGAGTGCGTTGACCGATGCTCAACGCCGTCGGGCCTTGCGCAATCTCGACAATCGGACCAGCGGAACCGTGCTCACCGTCTCCGTGTCCACGCAGCGGTCTCAGATTCGCAACCGGGCGGAAGCCCGGGAGCGCATGGCTGCGCTGTTGCGCCAGGCACTGGCGCCGCCACCACCGCCCCGGCGGGGGACGAAGCCGACGCGGGGATCAGTGCGGCGTCGATTAGCAACGAAGAAGCACCGATCAGATATCAAAGCCGCGCGGCGTCGACCCACTTTCGAATGA